A genomic region of Ficedula albicollis isolate OC2 chromosome 12, FicAlb1.5, whole genome shotgun sequence contains the following coding sequences:
- the GATA2 gene encoding endothelial transcription factor GATA-2: MEVATDQPRWMAHHAVLNGQHPDSHHPGLAHNYMEPAQLLPPDEVDVFFNHLDSQGNPYYANSAHARARVSYSQAHARLTGSQMCRPHLIHSPGIPWLDSSKAALSAHHHNPWTVSPFTKTPLHPSAAGAPGAISVYPGSNPGSSTSSTASVSSLTPASHSGSHLFGFPPTPPKEVSPDPNSTSAASPSSSAGARQEDKDSIKYQVSLSEGMKMESASPLRSSLTSMGAQPSTHHPIPTYPSYVPAAHDYSSSLFHPGSFLGGPASSFTPKPRSKARSCSEGRECVNCGATATPLWRRDGTGHYLCNACGLYHKMNGQNRPLIKPKRRLSAARRAGTCCANCQTTTTTLWRRNANGDPVCNACGLYYKLHNVNRPLTMKKEGIQTRNRKMSNKSKKSKKGSECFEELSKCMQEKSSPFSAAALASHMAPMGHLPPFSHSGHILPTPTPIHPSSSISFGHPHPSSMVTAMG, from the exons ATGGAGGTGGCCACGGATCAGCCCCGCTGGATGGCTCACCACGCCGTGCTCAACGGGCAGCACCCCGACAGCCACCACCCCGGGCTGGCTCACAACTACATGGAACCAGCGCAGCTCCTACCTCCGGATGAAGTCGACGTCTTCTTCAACCACCTGGACTCCCAGGGCAACCCTTACTACGCCAATTCCGCCCATGCCCGGGCCAGGGTCTCCTACAGCCAGGCACACG CCCGCCTGACCGGGAGTCAAATGTGCCGGCCTCATCTTATCCACAGCCCCGGGATCCCTTGGCTGGACAGCAGCAAGGCGGCACTGTCTGCCCATCACCACAACCCCTGGACCGTCAGCCCCTTCACCAAGACACCCCTTCACCCCTCGGCGGCCGGAGCGCCTGGGGCCATCTCGGTGTACCcgggcagca ACCcgggcagcagcacctccagcaccgCCTCCGTGTCTTCGCTCACCCCGGCCTCGCACTCCGGCTCTCACCTCTTCGGCTTCCCCCCGACCCCTCCCAAGGAAGTGTCCCCAGACCCCAACTCCACCAGCGCCGCCTCCCCTTCTTCCTCCGCCGGGGCTCGGCAGGAGGACAAAGACAGCATCAAGTACCAAGTGTCGCTGTCGGAGGGCATGAAGATGGAGAGCGCCAGCCCGCTCAGAAGCAGCCTCACCAGCATGGGGGCCCAGCCCTCCACCCACCACCCCATCCCCACCTACCCCTCCTACGTGCCGGCTGCCCACGACTACAGCAGCAGCCTCTTCCACCCGGGCAGCTTTCTGGGGGGCCCCGCGTCCAGCTTCACCCCCAAGCCGCGGAGCAAGGCCAGGTCCTGTTCGG AAGGCAGGGAGTGTGTGAACTGTGGAGCCACTGCTACCCCTCTCTGGAGAAGAGACGGCACCGGGCATTACCTGTGCAACGCCTGCGGGCTCTACCACAAAATGAACGGTCAAAACCGACCTCTCATTAAACCTAAGCGAAGGCTG TCAGcggccaggagagcagggactTGTTGTGCCAACTGTCAGACAACCACCACGACCTTATGGCGACGCAATGCAAACGGGGACCCAGTTTGTAATGCCTGCGGACTCTACTACAAATTGCACAAT GTGAACAGGCCTCTGACcatgaaaaaggaaggaattcaGACCAGGAATAGGAAAATGTCCAACAAatcaaagaaaagcaagaaaggCTCTGAGTGTTTTGAGGAACTGTCCAAGTGCATGCAGGAGAAGTCGTCTCCCTTCAGCGCCGCTGCCCTTGCCAGTCACATGGCACCCATGGGGCATTTGCCCCCTTTCAGCCACTCTGGACACATCCTACCAACGCCTACCCCCATCCACCCATCTTCCAGCATCTCATTTGGACACCCACACCCATCCAGCATGGTTACAGCTATGGGATAA